From a region of the Flavobacterium sediminilitoris genome:
- a CDS encoding HD domain-containing protein — MNLKEIYFKLLLQIGFHQNDIQVHWLTLQKAYSQKNRYYHNLMHLENMILSFNKYHSEIQSPNETLYAIFYHDIVYNAKKTDNELKSAEFALSILPKEITINRTLVFDMIVATKQHEHNKDEDTNWLIDFDLEILAKDWEDYQNYYEQIRKEYKIYPDFLYKPGRKKALQHFLESTNLFQTETYRMLYETKARENIQKEIAQL, encoded by the coding sequence ATGAATTTGAAAGAAATATACTTCAAGCTATTATTACAAATAGGATTTCATCAAAATGATATTCAAGTACATTGGCTAACATTACAAAAAGCATATTCTCAGAAAAACAGATATTATCACAATTTGATGCACTTAGAAAATATGATACTAAGCTTTAATAAGTATCATTCTGAAATTCAAAGTCCTAATGAGACACTTTATGCTATATTTTATCATGATATCGTATACAATGCGAAGAAAACAGATAACGAATTAAAAAGTGCCGAATTCGCTTTAAGTATCTTACCTAAAGAAATTACCATTAATAGAACCTTAGTTTTTGATATGATTGTTGCCACAAAACAACATGAACATAATAAGGACGAAGACACCAATTGGTTAATCGATTTTGATTTAGAAATTCTAGCCAAAGATTGGGAAGATTATCAAAATTATTACGAACAAATTAGAAAAGAATACAAAATCTATCCTGATTTTCTATATAAACCAGGGCGTAAAAAAGCCTTGCAACACTTTTTAGAAAGTACAAACCTATTTCAAACGGAAACCTACAGAATGCTTTATGAAACCAAAGCAAGAGAAAACATCCAAAAAGAAATAGCTCAACTATAA
- the dnaK gene encoding molecular chaperone DnaK — translation MSKIIGIDLGTTNSCVAVMEGGEPVVIANAEGKRTTPSVIAFVEGGEIKVGDPAKRQAVTNPTKTIASVKRFMGNKYSESAKEASTVAYKVVKGDNDTPRVDIDGRLYTPQELSAMTLQKMKKTAEDYLGTTVTKAVITVPAYFNDAQRQATKEAGQIAGLEVMRIINEPTAAALAYGLDKQGKDQKIAVYDLGGGTFDISILELGDGVFEVLSTNGDTHLGGDDFDQVIIDWLANDFNSAEGIDLRKDPMALQRLKEAAEKAKIELSSSAQTEINLPYVTATASGPKHLVQTLTRAKFEQLADALVKRSMEPVAKALKDAGLSTSDIDEVILVGGSTRIPVIQEQVEKFFGKKPSKGVNPDEVVAIGAAIQGGVLTGDVKDVLLLDVTPLSLGIETMGGVMTKLIESNTTIPTKKSQVFSTAADNQPSVEIHVIQGERPMATDNKTIGRFHLDGIPPAQRGVPQIEVTFDIDANGIIKVSATDKGTGKSHDIRIEASSGLTPEEIEKMRKEAEMNADADKAAMEKVSKLNEADSMIFQTEKQLSEFGDKLSEGNKTAIQGALEELKKAYETKDVDTIAPALDKINEAWKNASEEMYKAQAEGQGAPQDAQPQGNASEDQTQDVDFEEVK, via the coding sequence ATGAGTAAAATTATTGGAATTGATTTAGGTACAACAAATTCTTGTGTTGCCGTTATGGAAGGTGGAGAACCAGTCGTAATTGCTAATGCAGAAGGGAAAAGAACAACACCTTCAGTAATTGCTTTTGTAGAAGGAGGAGAGATTAAAGTTGGTGATCCTGCTAAAAGACAAGCTGTAACTAATCCTACAAAAACGATTGCTTCTGTTAAGCGTTTTATGGGAAATAAATATTCTGAAAGCGCTAAAGAAGCTTCAACAGTTGCCTATAAAGTAGTAAAAGGAGATAATGACACACCAAGAGTTGATATTGACGGAAGATTATATACTCCACAAGAATTATCAGCAATGACTCTTCAAAAAATGAAGAAAACAGCTGAAGATTATTTAGGAACAACAGTTACTAAAGCTGTAATTACAGTTCCTGCATACTTTAATGATGCGCAACGTCAGGCTACTAAAGAAGCAGGACAAATTGCAGGATTAGAAGTAATGCGTATTATTAATGAGCCTACTGCTGCAGCATTAGCTTATGGTTTAGATAAACAAGGTAAAGATCAAAAAATTGCAGTATATGACTTAGGTGGAGGTACTTTTGATATTTCTATCCTTGAATTAGGAGATGGCGTTTTTGAAGTATTATCTACAAATGGAGATACACACTTAGGAGGAGATGATTTTGATCAAGTGATTATCGATTGGTTAGCGAATGATTTTAATAGTGCTGAAGGAATTGATTTACGTAAAGACCCAATGGCTCTGCAACGTTTAAAAGAAGCAGCAGAAAAAGCAAAAATTGAGTTATCATCTTCTGCTCAAACAGAAATTAACTTACCTTATGTTACTGCTACAGCTTCAGGACCTAAGCATTTAGTACAAACATTAACACGTGCAAAATTTGAACAATTAGCTGATGCTTTAGTAAAACGTTCAATGGAGCCAGTTGCAAAAGCATTAAAAGATGCAGGTTTGTCAACATCAGATATTGATGAAGTAATTTTAGTAGGAGGTTCTACTCGTATTCCTGTTATTCAAGAGCAAGTAGAAAAATTCTTTGGTAAAAAACCATCAAAAGGAGTTAACCCAGATGAAGTTGTTGCAATTGGAGCAGCTATTCAAGGTGGAGTATTAACAGGAGACGTTAAAGACGTATTATTATTAGATGTAACGCCACTTTCATTAGGTATTGAAACTATGGGTGGTGTAATGACTAAATTGATAGAGTCTAACACAACTATTCCAACGAAGAAATCACAAGTTTTCTCTACAGCAGCAGATAACCAACCATCAGTTGAAATCCACGTTATACAAGGAGAAAGACCAATGGCAACAGATAATAAAACTATTGGACGTTTCCATTTAGATGGAATTCCACCTGCACAAAGAGGTGTTCCGCAAATTGAAGTAACTTTCGATATTGATGCTAATGGTATCATTAAAGTATCAGCTACAGATAAAGGAACTGGAAAATCACATGATATTCGTATTGAAGCTTCTTCAGGATTAACACCAGAAGAAATTGAAAAAATGCGTAAAGAAGCTGAAATGAATGCCGATGCAGACAAAGCAGCTATGGAAAAAGTTTCAAAATTAAATGAAGCTGACAGTATGATTTTCCAAACGGAAAAACAATTATCTGAATTTGGAGATAAATTATCTGAAGGTAACAAAACAGCTATTCAAGGAGCATTAGAAGAATTGAAAAAAGCTTATGAAACTAAAGATGTTGATACAATTGCTCCAGCTTTAGATAAAATCAACGAAGCTTGGAAAAATGCTTCTGAAGAAATGTACAAAGCGCAAGCAGAAGGACAAGGAGCTCCACAAGATGCTCAACCACAAGGTAATGCTTCTGAAGATCAAACTCAAGATGTAGACTTTGAAGAAGTGAAGTAA
- a CDS encoding nSTAND3 domain-containing NTPase, with the protein MSVTIEGIKGYEYQYKITVLFALIYGDRFSNQLYVEKLGSEDITFIDGNNDRIEIQIKREKKELTISKLFEWLFHFQERSSSNNLLLRVKNKTSRCLFITRSRCNDETLKYLNDFPSIQIKNKKSSNEELNKITKSLKELVFKNTKLDKERSNFRDKFIRNLNKSDVEQFINNIMVWEQLDDNKVDDTILNTLNKKYSISQSNTEYVYLKLLENVKEGRDKKNNIIPIFNELIDKEKVNKFQLDVNYIERKEKNNSLELLKNSNFIFLTGVSQCGKSELAKVLANHFIDNGFNSIRVTEFIQLENFFNQNSNEDKIAIFEDPFGHTKPSNESMNIKNKLIDLIRSLPLNHKLIVTNRIEIINEFFENSIFEINKTINLTESDSDVLINFWKKFASKRLTPIIVNSISEFIENEKVDKIQVGQLSYLSKYDSDKLENKSIIELINIARHNSKDIANDILQFKKEESVLLGILSVCCSNTLAINEIDFAYILSKDQEEYSIFINNRYKNFFDKKSEFPVYSIKHKIKKDYIKALEYFEERGFLKIKNKTIIFSHPNYYEVGRNLFYRKSTLSQKTLINALKKVLGCTNYENSLHACKQLYSIYSNIKNDFKIDVKELMFLTTKSIFPSVENYSTVNLIKIIDTLTTEEKEELINIINYGDTDSGSIKWYKDKIPYITKGLRTLADGLFLPNNEIIHKVEDLISNKKEVNLYDAWLYVHYHKIMLLSENYFKLNETIIKSFLLYDEVFIRKQIAKIFFSTLIKDEEEYLIKKIFDDEHPTVVFYAIWGSFLSWNKQNGNVKKIIFTHLKDLFTKSEISIRACDLMSTFSIDYAGECIDWKNFTEEEKLELWNVWGELYPTFSSSLPPSVYFNSGRFGNSMRKAMKYLTLQNGVNVFYAWYFQIDKKIKHKIDLTDYEIGILDDLIDFTKDNFQVRQELFIKIITYENSFFSLYNLKNIITYWDNLSSYEKGVLQEIIKSDRKDNRWVRALLITKDIPKEIESLIVGDLDLSSLNPEIFFKKIPTALIRDALSIIYSEMNELEYLITYLNDFWLKIIDYILINQIEPFFEICVKEFIHANVFGNRTDNFYVWKKICSKYNDLDKLLYFVIYNISRGVIIINGTKSLFDILINAYKERNKFDDFIRIIVTNIEALQLRDKEDIFEYLGKEIIFDELYKEIYPDFFAINILENTNITLIDSLVGEVDSFRFYVTYELIKYYIKKEKDIDIELKERILSIPNKIEETGKTQRIELKNKFFIEKRITNWID; encoded by the coding sequence ATGAGTGTAACAATTGAAGGAATTAAAGGTTATGAATATCAATATAAAATAACTGTATTGTTTGCATTGATTTATGGGGATAGATTTAGTAATCAACTTTATGTTGAAAAATTAGGTAGTGAAGACATAACATTCATTGATGGAAACAATGACAGAATTGAAATTCAGATTAAAAGAGAAAAAAAAGAATTAACTATTTCTAAATTATTTGAATGGTTATTCCATTTTCAAGAAAGAAGTTCTTCAAATAATTTACTATTGAGAGTAAAAAACAAAACTAGTAGATGTCTTTTTATTACTAGATCAAGATGCAATGATGAAACATTAAAATATTTAAATGACTTCCCATCAATTCAAATTAAAAATAAAAAAAGTTCTAATGAAGAATTAAATAAAATCACTAAATCTTTAAAAGAACTTGTATTTAAGAATACAAAATTAGATAAAGAAAGAAGTAATTTTAGAGACAAATTTATAAGAAATTTAAATAAATCAGATGTTGAGCAATTCATTAATAATATTATGGTTTGGGAACAGCTAGATGATAATAAAGTTGATGATACTATTTTAAATACTTTAAATAAGAAATATTCAATATCTCAATCAAATACTGAATATGTATATCTAAAATTACTTGAGAATGTTAAAGAAGGGAGAGATAAAAAAAATAATATTATCCCAATTTTCAATGAATTAATAGATAAAGAGAAGGTAAATAAATTCCAATTAGATGTTAATTATATTGAAAGAAAAGAGAAAAATAATTCATTAGAGTTACTTAAAAATTCAAATTTTATCTTTTTAACAGGCGTATCTCAATGTGGTAAATCAGAACTAGCTAAAGTTTTAGCTAATCATTTTATAGATAACGGTTTTAATTCGATTAGAGTAACTGAATTTATTCAACTTGAAAATTTTTTTAATCAAAATAGTAATGAAGATAAAATAGCAATTTTTGAAGATCCGTTCGGACATACTAAGCCTTCAAATGAATCAATGAATATTAAAAATAAATTAATTGATTTGATTCGCTCATTACCACTAAATCACAAATTGATAGTTACAAATAGAATAGAAATTATAAATGAATTTTTTGAAAATTCAATTTTTGAAATCAATAAAACAATCAACTTAACTGAGAGTGACAGTGATGTATTAATTAATTTCTGGAAAAAGTTCGCTTCAAAAAGATTGACTCCAATAATTGTCAACTCAATAAGTGAGTTTATAGAAAATGAGAAAGTAGATAAAATCCAAGTAGGTCAGTTAAGTTATCTTTCGAAATATGATTCTGATAAATTAGAAAATAAGTCTATTATAGAATTAATAAACATAGCTAGGCATAATTCGAAAGATATCGCAAATGATATTCTTCAGTTTAAAAAAGAAGAATCAGTTTTACTTGGAATATTGTCAGTTTGCTGTAGTAATACATTAGCTATTAATGAAATAGATTTTGCCTACATATTATCTAAAGATCAAGAAGAATATTCAATATTTATCAATAATAGGTATAAAAATTTCTTTGATAAGAAAAGTGAATTTCCAGTATATTCTATAAAGCACAAAATTAAGAAGGATTATATTAAAGCACTTGAATATTTTGAAGAAAGAGGCTTTTTAAAAATAAAAAATAAAACTATAATTTTTTCACATCCTAATTATTATGAAGTTGGTCGAAATTTATTTTACAGGAAAAGTACTCTAAGCCAAAAAACTTTGATTAATGCTTTAAAAAAGGTGTTAGGATGTACAAATTACGAAAATTCACTTCACGCGTGTAAACAATTGTATTCAATATATTCAAACATAAAAAATGATTTTAAAATAGATGTAAAAGAATTAATGTTTTTAACTACAAAATCAATTTTTCCTTCTGTTGAAAACTATTCTACAGTTAATTTGATAAAAATAATTGATACACTTACTACAGAAGAAAAAGAAGAACTTATAAATATTATTAACTATGGTGATACTGATTCTGGTTCTATAAAATGGTATAAAGATAAAATACCATATATAACAAAAGGGCTACGTACTTTAGCGGATGGTTTGTTTCTACCTAATAATGAAATTATACATAAAGTTGAAGATTTAATTAGTAATAAAAAAGAGGTTAATCTATATGACGCTTGGCTTTATGTTCATTATCATAAGATAATGTTATTAAGTGAAAATTATTTTAAACTAAATGAAACAATTATTAAGTCATTTTTGTTGTATGATGAAGTCTTTATTAGAAAACAAATCGCAAAAATATTTTTCTCAACATTAATTAAGGATGAAGAGGAGTATCTTATTAAGAAAATTTTTGATGATGAACATCCAACAGTTGTTTTTTATGCTATTTGGGGTAGCTTTTTAAGTTGGAACAAACAGAATGGAAATGTAAAAAAAATAATTTTTACTCATTTAAAAGATTTATTTACAAAATCAGAAATTTCGATAAGAGCTTGTGATTTAATGTCAACTTTTTCAATTGATTATGCTGGAGAGTGTATTGATTGGAAAAATTTTACAGAAGAAGAAAAACTTGAATTATGGAATGTTTGGGGAGAATTATATCCTACATTTTCTTCTAGTTTGCCACCAAGTGTATATTTTAATTCAGGTAGATTTGGTAATTCTATGAGGAAAGCTATGAAATACTTAACACTTCAAAATGGAGTTAATGTTTTTTATGCTTGGTATTTTCAAATAGATAAAAAAATTAAACATAAAATTGATTTAACAGATTATGAGATAGGAATTCTTGATGATTTAATTGATTTTACCAAGGATAATTTTCAAGTTAGACAAGAATTATTTATTAAAATTATTACCTATGAAAATTCATTTTTCAGTTTATATAATTTAAAAAATATAATAACCTATTGGGATAATCTGAGTAGTTATGAAAAAGGAGTATTACAAGAGATTATTAAATCTGACAGAAAAGATAATAGATGGGTAAGAGCATTGTTAATTACCAAGGATATTCCTAAAGAAATAGAAAGTCTTATTGTAGGAGATCTTGATTTATCTTCTCTAAATCCAGAGATTTTTTTTAAAAAAATTCCAACCGCATTAATTAGAGATGCTTTAAGTATTATTTATTCAGAAATGAATGAACTTGAATATTTGATAACTTATTTGAATGATTTTTGGCTAAAAATAATTGACTATATTTTAATAAATCAAATTGAACCTTTTTTTGAAATTTGTGTAAAAGAATTTATTCATGCTAATGTTTTTGGGAACAGAACTGATAATTTTTATGTATGGAAAAAAATATGTTCAAAATATAATGATTTAGATAAATTATTATATTTTGTAATATACAATATTTCAAGAGGTGTCATTATTATAAATGGGACTAAGAGTCTTTTTGATATACTAATTAATGCATATAAGGAAAGAAATAAATTTGATGATTTTATAAGAATAATTGTTACTAATATAGAAGCATTGCAGTTAAGAGATAAAGAAGATATATTTGAGTATTTAGGCAAAGAAATAATATTTGATGAATTATATAAGGAGATTTATCCTGATTTTTTTGCTATAAATATTTTAGAAAATACTAATATAACATTAATAGATTCACTTGTAGGTGAAGTTGATTCTTTTAGATTTTATGTTACTTATGAATTAATCAAATATTATATTAAAAAAGAAAAAGATATTGACATAGAATTAAAAGAAAGAATTTTATCAATACCAAATAAGATTGAAGAAACTGGTAAAACTCAAAGAATTGAACTAAAAAATAAATTTTTTATTGAAAAAAGAATAACAAATTGGATTGATTAG
- a CDS encoding neutral zinc metallopeptidase yields MKTNFKNAFLFLSAIVLTTTSCSKDEETVSNNQEEILSIVDEQPNHLEGDCGYVDGNWSPTAVLSTTIGTSAETNFMNTQNSKIAAVWGRPAVPLRFVKDPSNPSSTFNAISYGSGKIYYGEAIYNAAKAQSSDNIVNAMILAHEFGHQLQYTYGLPSQNESTARAAELEADGMAGYYLRRPTGFNKTSFSQIAAAYEFAASIGDNCTTCPGHHGLSYQRRSAVRLGFLLGAYALNGPNFDYNFFYYYSGVLSGSYKQNAASSEYFNPEIDAYIRSHAEELRRIQSGEMSDEEYFNLN; encoded by the coding sequence ATGAAAACAAATTTTAAAAATGCATTTCTATTTTTGAGTGCAATTGTATTAACTACAACATCTTGTAGTAAAGACGAAGAAACTGTTTCAAATAACCAAGAGGAAATTTTATCTATAGTAGATGAACAACCAAACCATTTAGAAGGGGATTGTGGTTATGTAGATGGAAACTGGAGTCCAACAGCTGTATTAAGTACTACAATAGGAACTTCTGCTGAAACTAATTTTATGAATACACAAAATTCAAAAATTGCAGCCGTTTGGGGAAGACCGGCTGTGCCTTTACGTTTTGTAAAAGATCCAAGTAATCCAAGTTCTACATTTAACGCTATATCTTATGGTAGTGGTAAAATTTACTATGGAGAAGCAATCTATAATGCTGCAAAAGCTCAATCAAGTGATAATATTGTAAATGCTATGATTTTAGCTCATGAGTTTGGTCATCAATTACAATATACTTATGGTTTACCTTCTCAAAATGAATCTACTGCTCGTGCTGCGGAATTAGAAGCAGACGGTATGGCTGGTTATTATTTAAGAAGACCTACAGGATTTAATAAAACTTCTTTTTCTCAAATTGCAGCAGCTTATGAATTTGCAGCTTCAATTGGAGATAATTGTACAACTTGTCCTGGACATCATGGTTTAAGTTATCAAAGACGTTCAGCAGTACGTTTAGGATTTTTATTAGGAGCATATGCTTTAAACGGACCTAATTTTGATTATAACTTCTTCTATTATTATTCAGGAGTTTTAAGTGGTTCATACAAGCAAAATGCTGCTAGTTCAGAATATTTTAATCCTGAAATTGATGCTTATATTCGTTCACATGCTGAAGAATTAAGAAGAATTCAATCAGGTGAAATGTCAGATGAAGAATACTTTAATTTAAATTAA
- a CDS encoding nucleotidyltransferase domain-containing protein — protein MKDKILAKLQEIAKEKNVELLFAVESGSRAWGFASPDSDYDIRFIYKHDLDYYLSIFEKPDVIEFMTAEDLDGSGWDLRKTVRLLAKSNASLLEWLHSPIVYYENEVFAKEIKTIAKACFSPIACLHHYLGTTKNFMDVCEQEEVKLKSYFYALRTALAGKWIIENNTFPPVAFMELLPIAPQHIQEKVKQLMTIKANQNETYLHPKEALITNFLKETIAFNQEKAKGLKNGQSVNEELDRVFREIIK, from the coding sequence ATGAAAGATAAAATACTAGCCAAACTACAAGAAATTGCAAAAGAAAAAAACGTAGAACTATTATTCGCAGTCGAATCGGGAAGTAGAGCTTGGGGTTTTGCTTCTCCAGATAGTGATTATGACATTCGTTTTATCTACAAACACGATTTGGACTATTACCTTTCTATTTTCGAAAAACCCGATGTTATCGAATTCATGACTGCTGAAGATTTAGATGGATCAGGTTGGGATTTGAGGAAAACAGTACGATTATTAGCAAAATCCAACGCATCTTTGTTAGAGTGGCTGCATTCACCCATTGTGTATTATGAAAACGAAGTTTTTGCAAAGGAGATAAAAACCATTGCCAAAGCCTGTTTTTCGCCTATTGCATGTTTGCACCATTATTTAGGAACAACAAAGAATTTCATGGACGTTTGCGAACAAGAAGAGGTAAAACTAAAAAGTTATTTCTATGCCTTGCGAACGGCTTTAGCCGGAAAATGGATTATAGAAAACAATACCTTTCCACCAGTAGCTTTCATGGAATTGTTACCCATTGCACCGCAACATATACAAGAAAAAGTAAAACAATTAATGACTATAAAAGCGAACCAAAACGAAACCTATTTACACCCAAAAGAAGCTCTAATAACCAACTTCTTAAAGGAAACGATAGCTTTTAACCAAGAAAAGGCAAAGGGTTTAAAAAATGGTCAGTCTGTTAATGAGGAATTGGATAGGGTTTTTAGGGAGATAATAAAATAG
- a CDS encoding helix-turn-helix transcriptional regulator: protein MAQNKNALIRYKTIDKCLQNNYRQWTLDDLIEACSNALFEYEGKENNISKRTIQLDIQMMRSEKLGYNAPIVVYDKKYYKYEDEEFSITDIPLTETDINVLTETVSMLKQFKDFSLFNDVSDILQRLEDKIYAEKSHTKPVIHLDKNEKLKGLHFLDELYQAIIKKIVLRISYKSFKSKEANEFFFHPFILKEFNNRWFLVGKKGNKEGDSIVTNLALDRIVSIDFDFSLDYHDTNFDADEYYKNVVGVTVNSGLDPRKIRIYVDAANAPYVITKPFHSSQRVIQENEDGSVIITLYLIINYELERLLLGFGNGVEIIKPAFLRNRIRNIIEQTSEKYRLSDEKIVNNER from the coding sequence ATGGCTCAAAATAAAAACGCACTCATACGATATAAAACCATCGATAAATGTTTACAAAATAATTACCGACAATGGACATTAGACGATCTAATTGAAGCTTGTTCTAATGCTTTGTTTGAATATGAAGGCAAGGAAAATAATATTAGTAAACGTACCATTCAATTGGATATTCAAATGATGCGTAGTGAAAAATTAGGCTATAACGCTCCCATTGTAGTCTATGACAAAAAGTATTATAAATATGAAGATGAAGAATTTTCAATTACTGATATTCCACTAACGGAAACCGATATTAATGTATTAACCGAAACAGTTTCTATGTTGAAACAGTTTAAAGATTTCTCGCTGTTTAATGATGTATCTGATATTCTACAACGATTGGAAGATAAAATCTATGCCGAAAAGTCACATACAAAACCAGTAATTCATCTCGATAAGAATGAAAAACTAAAAGGCTTACATTTTTTAGACGAATTGTATCAGGCAATTATAAAGAAAATCGTTTTAAGAATAAGTTACAAATCATTTAAATCCAAAGAAGCCAACGAATTCTTTTTTCATCCTTTTATTCTTAAAGAATTCAATAATAGATGGTTTTTGGTAGGCAAGAAAGGAAATAAGGAAGGCGATAGCATCGTTACGAATTTAGCTTTAGATCGAATTGTTTCTATTGATTTCGATTTTTCATTAGACTATCACGATACTAATTTTGATGCCGACGAATACTATAAAAATGTAGTAGGAGTAACGGTTAATAGTGGTTTAGATCCTCGAAAAATTAGAATCTATGTAGATGCAGCTAATGCGCCCTATGTAATAACGAAACCCTTTCATAGTTCGCAAAGAGTAATACAAGAAAATGAAGACGGAAGCGTAATTATTACGTTGTATTTAATTATAAATTACGAATTAGAACGTTTATTATTAGGCTTTGGAAACGGAGTTGAAATTATTAAACCTGCATTTCTTCGCAACAGAATTAGAAATATTATAGAACAAACTTCAGAAAAATACCGACTTTCTGATGAGAAAATAGTAAACAATGAAAGATAA